Proteins encoded by one window of Metamycoplasma subdolum:
- a CDS encoding cation-translocating P-type ATPase: protein MKKQNKNDSTSNYVLDENLIKTDLKQGLSEDEVKIRCEKYGKNVLEEAKKKNGFLIYLGQFKDLLVIILLFATLLSYILAIVHGIQTKFANKTETIVSFVEPSIILFVVLTNSLVGAIQEIKSQKAIDALKKLNPLQAKVIRHNELISINSEDIVPGDIVMLEAGDIVPADGFLLQSSNFLVIESSLTGESLPVEKDANAPRDMSINIADRKFMVFSSSIVSKGTAYFVVTHTGKNTELGKISELVNSQKQTLSPLQLKINKLGKVFAFAGIGLFLVSVIVQIIFQAIDKLPFSSTVFWSTTIISGISLAVAAIPEGLVAFTSIILAIGVQRMAKRKAIIKDNLSAVEALGSCAVICSDKTGTLTQNKMTVVNLFSRSQELGLSAFNEKTFLPLVKFAALCNESNIVEKDGETKEVGDPTEVALIYSLKKYTNIKTKKELMELYPRLETLPFDSDRKLMTTINKIDGENVVIVKGAPDIIINHCLSLDKTKREEVLNTNQKWANEACRVLAVAIKKISNTQLDKVLKLSKDEQIKELESNLEFVGLIAMIDPPRESSKEAIQTCISAGIKPVMITGDNINTAIAIAKNIGIYHEGDIAMTGAELTKLSDKELENIIEKISVYARVVPEDKLRIVKAWQSKYQVVAMTGDGVNDAPALKAAEIGCAMGITGTEASKQAADMVLADDNFATVVKAVENGRSVFQKIKNVIQNLLITSVAEIIAVFFGLIIFKFVFKNEILSLNEGEQFMVLSATQLLWINLFTHGFPAIALGIQDSKENYMDKRPISKYESIFARGMGINTLWQGILIGILSLVAYYLGAFITIQKGNIANGDWIRAGSTAMFLVLGISAAFNAINLMSKKPIILSNPLYYWKVYASVIFSIVFLLIVAFISPIARVFRGVENLSQNGKLVAISLCMPLVLIPIYFAYKMALLIYAKRHEKESKITTFELIQPPKSFLKKMAKRAGVK from the coding sequence ATGAAAAAACAGAACAAAAATGATTCTACTTCAAATTATGTTTTGGACGAAAACTTGATCAAAACTGACCTTAAACAAGGACTAAGTGAAGATGAAGTTAAAATAAGATGTGAAAAATATGGCAAAAACGTACTAGAAGAAGCAAAAAAGAAAAATGGCTTTTTAATTTATTTAGGCCAATTCAAAGATTTATTAGTTATCATTTTGCTTTTTGCCACTTTACTGTCTTATATTTTGGCAATTGTACATGGAATTCAAACTAAATTTGCAAACAAAACTGAAACTATTGTTTCATTTGTAGAACCATCAATCATTTTATTTGTTGTTTTAACTAACTCGCTCGTTGGTGCTATTCAAGAAATTAAAAGTCAGAAAGCAATTGATGCTTTGAAAAAATTAAACCCCTTACAAGCTAAAGTTATTAGACACAATGAACTTATAAGTATAAATAGCGAAGATATAGTTCCTGGTGATATTGTTATGCTTGAAGCGGGTGATATTGTCCCAGCAGATGGATTTTTATTGCAATCTTCAAACTTTTTAGTAATTGAATCTTCTTTAACAGGCGAAAGCTTGCCAGTTGAAAAAGATGCAAATGCTCCAAGAGATATGAGCATTAATATTGCTGATAGAAAATTCATGGTATTTTCTTCATCAATTGTTTCAAAAGGAACAGCATACTTTGTTGTAACTCATACTGGAAAAAATACTGAACTTGGAAAAATAAGCGAACTTGTTAATAGTCAAAAACAAACACTTTCACCATTACAACTTAAAATTAATAAATTAGGAAAAGTATTTGCTTTTGCAGGAATTGGATTATTTTTAGTAAGTGTAATTGTCCAAATTATTTTTCAAGCAATTGATAAACTTCCTTTTTCAAGCACAGTCTTTTGATCTACTACTATAATTAGCGGAATTTCTTTAGCAGTTGCTGCTATCCCAGAAGGGCTTGTTGCTTTTACTTCAATAATTTTAGCAATTGGTGTACAAAGAATGGCAAAAAGAAAAGCCATTATAAAAGATAACCTTTCTGCTGTTGAAGCACTTGGATCTTGTGCGGTTATTTGTTCAGATAAGACCGGAACACTAACTCAAAATAAAATGACTGTAGTTAATTTATTTTCTCGAAGTCAGGAACTTGGCCTTAGTGCATTTAATGAAAAAACTTTTCTTCCACTTGTTAAATTTGCAGCCCTTTGCAATGAATCTAACATAGTCGAAAAAGATGGTGAAACTAAAGAAGTAGGAGATCCTACTGAAGTTGCTTTAATTTATTCACTTAAAAAATATACAAACATTAAAACTAAAAAAGAACTTATGGAACTTTATCCCCGTCTTGAAACATTACCTTTTGATTCAGATAGAAAACTAATGACTACTATTAATAAAATAGATGGAGAAAACGTTGTAATAGTAAAAGGTGCTCCAGATATTATTATCAATCATTGTCTTTCTTTAGATAAAACCAAAAGAGAAGAAGTATTAAATACTAATCAAAAATGAGCAAATGAAGCTTGCCGTGTATTAGCAGTTGCTATTAAAAAAATAAGCAACACGCAACTTGATAAAGTACTTAAACTTTCAAAAGATGAACAAATCAAAGAACTTGAATCTAATCTAGAATTTGTAGGTTTAATTGCTATGATTGACCCACCTCGTGAATCATCAAAAGAAGCAATTCAAACTTGTATTTCTGCTGGTATTAAACCAGTTATGATTACAGGCGATAATATCAATACTGCTATTGCAATTGCAAAAAATATTGGAATTTACCATGAAGGTGACATTGCCATGACAGGGGCTGAGCTTACTAAATTAAGCGATAAAGAACTTGAAAATATTATTGAAAAAATTTCAGTTTATGCTCGTGTTGTACCTGAAGACAAACTTAGAATTGTTAAAGCATGACAAAGTAAATACCAAGTTGTTGCCATGACTGGCGATGGAGTAAATGACGCTCCTGCTTTAAAAGCAGCCGAAATTGGATGTGCAATGGGAATAACCGGAACTGAAGCTTCAAAGCAGGCAGCAGATATGGTCTTGGCAGACGATAATTTTGCTACAGTTGTTAAAGCAGTAGAAAACGGTCGCTCAGTTTTCCAAAAAATAAAGAACGTTATTCAAAATTTACTTATTACTTCAGTTGCTGAAATTATCGCAGTTTTCTTTGGATTAATTATTTTCAAATTTGTTTTCAAAAATGAAATTTTAAGTCTTAATGAAGGTGAACAATTTATGGTACTTTCAGCCACTCAACTTTTATGAATTAATCTATTTACTCACGGCTTTCCAGCCATTGCATTAGGCATACAAGATTCTAAAGAAAATTATATGGATAAACGACCAATTTCTAAGTATGAATCTATCTTTGCAAGAGGCATGGGGATTAACACTTTATGACAAGGAATATTAATTGGAATTTTATCTCTTGTTGCTTATTATTTAGGAGCCTTTATAACCATTCAAAAAGGAAATATTGCTAATGGAGATTGAATAAGAGCAGGTTCAACTGCAATGTTTCTAGTGCTAGGAATTTCAGCTGCATTTAATGCTATTAATTTAATGAGCAAAAAACCAATAATTTTATCAAATCCTCTTTACTATTGAAAAGTTTATGCATCAGTAATTTTCTCAATTGTTTTCTTATTAATTGTTGCCTTTATAAGCCCAATTGCCAGAGTATTTAGAGGAGTAGAAAATCTTAGTCAAAATGGTAAATTAGTTGCAATTTCTTTATGCATGCCACTTGTTCTAATTCCAATTTATTTCGCATACAAAATGGCTTTATTAATCTATGCAAAACGCCATGAAAAAGAAAGCAAAATTACAACATTTGAACTAATTCAACCCCCAAAAAGTTTTCTTAAAAAGATGGCAAAAAGAGCTGGAGTTAAATAA
- the lepA gene encoding translation elongation factor 4 produces MTNDKIRNFAIIAHIDHGKSTLADRILEYTNTISARELKPQILDSMDLEQERGITIKLNAIQIKYKDYIFHLIDTPGHVDFTYEVSRSLAACEGALLLVDATQGIQAQTLANVYLAMEHNLEIVPIINKIDLPSSDPERVKNEIESIIGIDASDAILISAKTGQNIDKVIEAIIERIPAPKEADKTKPLEALIFDSYFDNYRGVVVLARIFNGEVKVGDEIYFMQTKKRYFVTELGVKNPSEIKKEKLEAGEVGWIAASIRDVKTVAVGDTITLQNNKVAFPLPGYKKLNPVVYTGFYPVDTRDYNDLKDALEKISLSDSSIIWEPETSKALGFGFRIGFLGLLHMDVLQERLEREFNLDIIATAPSVEFVVTLTNGDIEYITNPSLFPDRSLIKTIEEPYIRASIYLTDEYLGPIMELCQTKRGKYVGIEYLDAWRRKLIYELPLNETIFDFFDLMKSYSKGYASFEYDHIGLKESDLVKVDILLNGEKIDALAMIVHREFAYNKSRELCEKLKEVIPRQNFEIPVQAAIGAKIIARETIKAYRKDVTAKLYGGDVTRRQKLLKKQKLGKKRMKSIGTVEVPQDAFLAILKTDTGKKKE; encoded by the coding sequence ATGACTAATGATAAAATTAGAAACTTTGCAATTATAGCTCATATAGATCACGGCAAGTCAACTTTAGCTGACCGTATTTTAGAATATACAAACACTATTTCTGCAAGAGAACTTAAACCTCAAATTCTTGATTCAATGGACCTTGAACAAGAAAGAGGAATTACCATTAAACTTAATGCAATTCAAATTAAATACAAAGACTATATTTTTCACTTAATTGATACTCCAGGACATGTTGACTTTACTTATGAAGTTAGTAGATCTTTAGCAGCATGTGAAGGTGCACTTTTATTAGTTGATGCTACACAAGGAATTCAAGCTCAAACACTTGCTAATGTTTATTTAGCAATGGAACACAACCTTGAAATTGTCCCAATAATTAATAAAATTGATCTTCCTTCTTCTGACCCAGAAAGAGTTAAAAATGAAATTGAATCAATCATCGGAATTGATGCTTCAGATGCCATTTTAATTTCAGCAAAAACTGGTCAAAATATTGATAAAGTAATTGAAGCAATAATTGAAAGAATTCCTGCTCCGAAAGAAGCAGATAAAACCAAACCTCTTGAAGCATTAATTTTCGACAGTTATTTTGATAATTACCGTGGTGTTGTTGTGCTTGCTAGGATATTTAATGGTGAGGTAAAAGTTGGTGATGAAATTTACTTTATGCAAACTAAAAAAAGATATTTTGTCACTGAACTTGGAGTTAAAAATCCAAGCGAAATTAAAAAAGAAAAACTAGAAGCAGGCGAAGTTGGATGAATTGCCGCTTCTATTCGTGATGTTAAAACAGTTGCTGTGGGAGATACAATAACTTTACAAAATAATAAAGTTGCATTTCCGCTTCCTGGCTATAAAAAACTTAATCCTGTAGTTTATACTGGTTTTTATCCAGTTGATACCCGTGATTATAATGATTTAAAAGATGCTTTAGAAAAAATAAGTTTATCCGATTCATCAATTATTTGGGAGCCTGAAACTTCAAAAGCACTTGGTTTTGGTTTTCGGATTGGTTTTCTTGGATTGCTACATATGGATGTTTTACAAGAAAGGCTTGAAAGAGAATTTAATTTAGATATTATTGCAACCGCTCCATCAGTTGAATTTGTTGTAACCCTTACGAACGGCGACATTGAATATATAACAAATCCTTCTCTTTTTCCAGATAGATCTTTAATTAAAACAATTGAGGAACCTTATATTCGTGCAAGTATTTACTTAACTGATGAATATTTAGGTCCAATTATGGAACTTTGTCAAACAAAAAGGGGAAAATATGTTGGAATTGAGTATCTTGACGCTTGAAGAAGAAAGTTAATTTATGAACTTCCACTTAATGAAACAATCTTTGATTTCTTTGATTTGATGAAAAGTTATTCTAAAGGTTATGCTTCTTTTGAATACGATCACATTGGACTAAAAGAAAGCGATTTGGTTAAGGTTGATATTTTACTTAATGGTGAAAAAATTGATGCACTCGCAATGATTGTACACCGCGAGTTTGCTTACAATAAAAGTCGTGAACTTTGTGAAAAATTAAAGGAAGTTATTCCTAGACAGAACTTTGAAATCCCAGTTCAAGCTGCAATTGGTGCTAAAATAATAGCAAGAGAAACAATAAAAGCATATAGAAAAGATGTAACTGCAAAACTTTATGGTGGAGACGTTACTAGAAGACAAAAATTACTTAAAAAACAAAAGCTTGGAAAGAAAAGAATGAAATCAATTGGAACCGTTGAAGTTCCTCAAGATGCATTTCTAGCAATTTTAAAAACTGACACTGGAAAGAAGAAGGAGTAG
- a CDS encoding MSC_0882 family membrane protein, whose amino-acid sequence MDLKPIISGEGKIINNITLNESSVASQINVQNPALATSEFNVTQKPIFGKQRDDETIETRALSKVNRKMLDPEGVIPNGVYRLFRLEKRIKLSMLLLNLIFAFSCLIICILFAAFPKLFVKGEQKILWTWYIVPVALGIITFTIFTIETIELLGINNQIKTYRDSIRIGQISTPAFIPKLYLKLIMKQVRRTWLLVAILFYVGLFTLIFWALQDATWGALKWKEWIHKSFPNPNNVVYILCAVMASAIILFIVGTILRKKRLTDIQSFFSNEVIDYNQLQVQKSNAHKFWAKVFFISILVLLVIPFIIYIIVKKVKK is encoded by the coding sequence ATGGATTTAAAACCAATTATTAGTGGTGAAGGAAAGATTATTAACAATATTACTCTCAATGAAAGTAGTGTTGCAAGTCAAATTAATGTTCAAAATCCTGCACTTGCTACAAGCGAATTTAACGTTACACAGAAGCCAATTTTCGGAAAACAACGTGACGATGAAACAATTGAAACTCGTGCTCTTTCTAAAGTTAATCGCAAAATGCTTGATCCTGAAGGCGTGATTCCAAATGGAGTTTATAGACTCTTTAGACTTGAAAAAAGAATTAAACTTTCAATGTTGCTTTTAAACTTAATATTTGCCTTTTCTTGTTTGATAATTTGTATTCTTTTTGCAGCATTTCCTAAACTTTTTGTAAAAGGTGAACAAAAAATTCTTTGAACTTGATATATTGTTCCCGTTGCTTTAGGAATCATCACATTTACTATATTTACTATAGAAACTATTGAACTTTTGGGCATTAACAATCAAATTAAAACCTATCGAGATAGTATAAGAATTGGTCAAATATCTACGCCCGCTTTTATTCCTAAGCTTTATTTAAAATTAATAATGAAGCAAGTGAGAAGAACATGACTTTTGGTTGCAATATTATTTTATGTTGGACTTTTCACATTAATTTTCTGAGCCTTGCAAGATGCAACTTGAGGTGCTCTAAAATGAAAAGAATGAATTCACAAATCTTTTCCAAATCCCAACAATGTTGTATATATTTTATGTGCCGTTATGGCTTCTGCAATTATTCTATTTATAGTTGGCACTATTTTAAGAAAGAAAAGACTAACTGATATTCAATCATTTTTTTCAAATGAAGTTATTGATTACAATCAACTTCAAGTGCAAAAAAGTAATGCACATAAATTTTGAGCAAAAGTATTTTTTATAAGTATTCTAGTTTTACTAGTAATTCCATTTATCATCTATATAATTGTTAAAAAAGTAAAAAAATAA
- a CDS encoding YneF family protein encodes MVLLPIIALAGGIFIGLTIAKKKYEKTLKENPPITEKMIRVMFQQMGRKASESQIKQVMRSMKNAK; translated from the coding sequence ATGGTGCTTCTTCCTATTATTGCCCTTGCTGGTGGAATATTTATTGGACTAACTATAGCTAAAAAGAAATATGAAAAAACATTAAAAGAAAACCCCCCTATTACTGAAAAAATGATTCGTGTAATGTTCCAACAAATGGGAAGAAAAGCAAGTGAATCCCAAATTAAACAAGTTATGCGGTCAATGAAAAATGCGAAATAG
- a CDS encoding nuclease-related domain-containing protein: MNEKLNKLKQNKDKDMNWKILAIVFAVAIFAVILVLLLFFLLKKKNDHNKTKNNESKLNFKSFFTEPFDQATGKEMNEIRGIQGENIVNSYLNRLVLNDEYLLTNVLLPVRKGNTEIDSILITRKGIFCIEIKNWIGKIIGNDADLEWIQIYRDARKESKLHKNPVKQNEKHCGVLSKYLNYDFKVYNLVLFSNIEDGSKLFSEWTFDIKYFYKNYHTLPDILSDEQIQKAASVLIEYQANTTQLEMHKKEIKSNFSDNN; encoded by the coding sequence TTGAACGAGAAATTAAATAAATTAAAACAAAACAAAGATAAAGATATGAATTGAAAAATTTTAGCAATAGTATTTGCAGTAGCAATATTTGCTGTAATTTTAGTATTACTCTTATTTTTCCTTCTAAAGAAGAAAAATGATCATAACAAAACTAAAAATAATGAATCTAAATTGAATTTTAAATCATTTTTTACAGAGCCCTTCGATCAAGCAACTGGTAAAGAAATGAATGAGATTAGAGGAATTCAAGGTGAAAATATTGTAAATAGTTATTTAAATCGTTTGGTTCTAAATGATGAATATTTATTAACAAATGTACTTTTGCCAGTTAGAAAAGGTAATACTGAAATTGATAGCATTTTAATAACAAGAAAAGGTATTTTTTGCATTGAAATCAAAAACTGAATAGGTAAAATTATTGGAAATGATGCAGATTTAGAATGAATTCAAATTTATAGAGATGCGAGGAAAGAGAGTAAACTTCACAAAAATCCCGTTAAGCAAAATGAAAAGCATTGTGGAGTTTTGAGCAAATATTTAAATTATGATTTCAAAGTTTATAATCTTGTGCTTTTTTCAAATATTGAAGATGGAAGCAAATTATTTTCTGAATGAACTTTTGACATAAAATACTTTTATAAAAATTACCATACTTTACCCGACATTTTAAGTGATGAACAAATTCAAAAAGCTGCTTCAGTTTTAATTGAATATCAAGCAAATACTACTCAACTTGAAATGCACAAAAAAGAAATAAAAAGTAATTTTAGTGATAATAATTAA
- a CDS encoding Cof-type HAD-IIB family hydrolase yields the protein MLATTNNKKPIIFSDIDGTLYTRTFHVMDETLKDIEFAIKNGADFNLCTGNPFEERMQKLIQKVPSRYFIGSSGAQVIDLKTKETIYKKAIDFKIFQEIYELSKKHNYLLIFWDEKDYYFSTKETIWLTEIFDYHFTGEKTKKIRPKLYSGEKINPLKIEVYAGERKTYHADLEKFREELSNIKGIEITHTFVNLEILEENVSKGDAIVWMSKNIYNKEEIQLNEYMTIGDSNNDLSMIELTDFSYAMSGSSEAIIKTAKYHTSAPDQNGVGEAILDYLYRFKNVVKKYMFAEFEDKQNK from the coding sequence ATGTTAGCCACTACTAATAACAAAAAACCAATTATTTTTTCAGACATCGATGGCACTTTATACACTAGAACTTTTCATGTAATGGATGAAACTTTAAAAGACATTGAATTTGCTATAAAAAATGGTGCTGATTTTAATCTCTGCACAGGAAATCCTTTTGAAGAAAGAATGCAAAAATTGATTCAAAAAGTTCCTTCAAGATATTTTATAGGTTCATCTGGAGCACAAGTAATTGATTTAAAAACTAAAGAAACTATTTACAAAAAAGCAATAGATTTTAAGATCTTTCAAGAAATTTATGAACTTAGTAAAAAGCACAATTATCTTCTAATTTTTTGAGATGAAAAGGATTACTATTTTTCAACCAAAGAAACAATCTGATTAACTGAGATTTTTGATTACCATTTTACTGGTGAAAAAACTAAAAAAATAAGACCTAAACTATATAGCGGAGAAAAAATTAATCCTTTAAAAATTGAAGTCTATGCCGGCGAAAGAAAAACCTATCACGCTGATTTAGAAAAATTCAGAGAAGAATTAAGCAATATCAAAGGGATTGAGATCACTCACACATTTGTGAATTTAGAAATTTTAGAGGAAAATGTAAGCAAGGGTGATGCAATAGTGTGAATGTCAAAAAACATTTATAATAAAGAAGAAATTCAATTAAATGAGTATATGACAATTGGTGATTCTAACAATGATCTTTCAATGATTGAATTAACCGACTTTTCATATGCAATGTCAGGTAGCTCTGAAGCAATAATTAAAACGGCAAAATATCACACTTCAGCACCTGATCAAAATGGTGTTGGAGAAGCAATTTTAGATTATCTATATAGATTTAAAAATGTAGTTAAAAAATATATGTTCGCTGAATTTGAAGATAAGCAAAATAAATAA
- a CDS encoding variable surface lipoprotein codes for MKKIKKILMLSPLISVPVALPIISASCNVKLPEKYLTKPMDDPTFKIADEEIKNLKFEDFEIPQEKDKYFIRDYHQKFLNQKLIDSTWIKPTSFFWTKVDKVDFKKKYTIVIFSYVLDDLKMRFEIFITPKDKAKHNFEGKDYYFIYSSHKIDVNGFKDEAKIKAKLEKRAKIYKIVQWTVPSIIIFSIILYVIIKAIMRKKKGMGNVSHY; via the coding sequence ATGAAAAAAATCAAGAAAATACTTATGCTTTCGCCTTTAATTTCAGTGCCAGTTGCTCTTCCTATTATTAGTGCATCTTGCAATGTTAAATTACCTGAAAAATATTTAACTAAACCAATGGATGATCCAACATTCAAAATTGCTGATGAAGAAATTAAAAATCTTAAATTTGAAGATTTTGAAATTCCTCAAGAAAAGGACAAATATTTTATTAGAGATTATCATCAAAAATTTTTAAATCAAAAATTAATTGATAGTACTTGAATCAAACCAACTTCTTTCTTTTGAACAAAAGTTGATAAAGTTGATTTTAAAAAAAAATATACTATCGTTATTTTTTCATATGTTTTAGATGATTTAAAAATGAGATTTGAAATTTTCATTACTCCAAAAGATAAGGCAAAACATAACTTTGAAGGAAAAGATTATTACTTCATTTATTCATCTCATAAAATTGATGTTAATGGATTTAAAGATGAGGCGAAAATAAAGGCAAAACTTGAAAAGAGAGCAAAAATTTACAAAATAGTTCAATGAACAGTTCCCTCAATTATAATATTTTCAATAATCTTATATGTAATCATAAAAGCAATTATGAGAAAGAAGAAAGGAATGGGAAATGTTAGCCACTACTAA
- a CDS encoding Fic family protein encodes MAENYITIRNEINSITETIESLVHGSIEIRQTNNKKFIYVHFRTSGRLQTKYVGEFSDELFNLIQRNNLKVRVLKKRLKELRKRTDSLNYKPKNLNEKVKLNIDLASRNLVDSIYKQSKLEGIFITYAQIKTLLNGGRVNDMNALDVQKILNLKHAWEFILDKDVITYPSNFSILCQINALVQESISYDAGKIRKVAVTISGSTYLPPLPFENQIKENIETIIKNKSFSDVEKAARLISYLMKVQTFLDGNKRTAVIFGNHFLISKGLGIIVVPVDKLDEYRDLLLEYYENKSEKIINFLIENCYLELNQ; translated from the coding sequence ATGGCCGAAAATTACATCACAATAAGAAATGAAATAAATTCAATTACTGAAACAATTGAATCTCTAGTTCATGGATCTATAGAAATAAGACAAACGAATAACAAAAAGTTTATTTACGTTCATTTTAGAACAAGTGGGAGACTCCAAACAAAATATGTTGGTGAATTTAGTGACGAACTTTTTAATTTAATTCAAAGAAATAATTTGAAAGTAAGAGTGCTCAAGAAAAGATTAAAAGAGCTTAGAAAAAGAACTGATTCTTTAAATTACAAACCTAAAAATTTAAACGAAAAAGTCAAACTAAATATTGATCTTGCAAGTAGAAACCTAGTCGATTCAATCTATAAGCAATCAAAACTTGAAGGCATTTTCATAACTTATGCTCAAATAAAAACTCTTTTAAACGGCGGAAGAGTCAATGATATGAATGCTTTGGATGTTCAAAAAATATTAAATTTAAAACATGCTTGAGAATTTATTTTAGATAAAGATGTAATAACTTATCCTTCAAATTTTTCAATTCTTTGTCAAATCAATGCATTGGTCCAAGAATCAATTTCATATGATGCTGGCAAAATTAGAAAAGTAGCAGTAACAATAAGCGGTTCAACTTATTTACCACCGCTTCCTTTTGAAAATCAAATTAAGGAAAATATTGAAACAATAATTAAAAACAAATCATTTTCAGATGTTGAAAAAGCTGCTCGTCTAATTTCATATTTAATGAAAGTTCAAACATTTTTAGATGGTAATAAGAGAACTGCTGTAATTTTTGGAAATCATTTTTTAATTAGTAAAGGTTTGGGAATAATTGTAGTTCCAGTGGATAAGCTTGATGAATATAGAGATTTACTTCTTGAATATTATGAGAATAAATCAGAAAAAATTATTAATTTTTTAATTGAAAATTGTTATTTAGAACTAAATCAATAA
- a CDS encoding N-6 DNA methylase produces MHKKLDNFEQINLFNGFDESISRKNNESYHNKPAKALNKIIISRLQNYSLDLYIEDVENIGLETTWDYICAFVLQNGEDKKFLTISNFGEMYEIGLAIRDKFLKKKSGQYYTPNDIANVMANWFDECKEENVCDVACGTGKLILTYLEKLGYQKARKLINSGKLYLYDLDHIALKICKTSIAIKYKIDDDSVIHDFYCDFLDPDIHLPRNSKVISNPPYAAIKTIENYWAPTKVLLDTKELYSTFMEKIFNEADSTVIITPFSFISGNKFYSLRKKMCELGYGFVVSFDNVPGNIFYGRKHGIFNTNTSNSVRAAITVMHKNVSRKGYKISHLIRFKNEEREKLLKCEVLEKTLSHEYQIVNEQNTYFRKVQAELEELYNAWIKKSNYKLSDFLSKKDSTYFVDMPNTCRYFTAASCRKLDRTGSLKLNLENEDSLNFLYCLINSSFAYWWWRIYDGGITYPSGLLSKMPIPFNLLSKEDMIFFKEMKEKMCNDEKKYIIKKVNAGIVQENIKFPDHYRNLINERIVKIIGIEYKQNMFEKVHANQYFKNKW; encoded by the coding sequence ATGCATAAAAAATTGGATAACTTTGAACAAATTAACTTATTTAATGGTTTTGATGAAAGCATCTCAAGAAAAAATAATGAAAGTTACCATAATAAGCCCGCAAAAGCATTAAACAAGATAATTATTTCAAGACTTCAAAATTATAGTTTAGATTTATATATTGAAGACGTAGAAAACATCGGCTTAGAAACTACATGAGACTACATTTGTGCATTTGTTCTTCAAAATGGGGAAGATAAAAAATTCTTAACTATTTCAAATTTTGGTGAAATGTATGAAATTGGTTTGGCAATTCGCGATAAATTTTTAAAGAAAAAAAGTGGTCAATACTATACCCCTAATGATATTGCTAATGTAATGGCTAATTGATTTGATGAATGCAAGGAAGAAAATGTTTGTGATGTTGCTTGTGGAACAGGCAAGCTTATTCTTACTTATCTTGAAAAGCTTGGATATCAAAAAGCAAGAAAACTAATTAACTCCGGAAAATTATATTTATACGACTTAGATCATATCGCCTTAAAAATTTGTAAAACGTCTATTGCTATAAAATATAAAATTGATGATGATTCAGTTATTCATGATTTTTATTGTGATTTTTTAGACCCAGATATTCATCTTCCTAGAAATTCCAAAGTAATATCTAATCCACCTTACGCTGCGATTAAAACGATTGAAAATTATTGAGCACCAACTAAAGTGTTGCTCGACACTAAAGAACTTTATTCAACATTTATGGAAAAAATATTCAATGAAGCTGACTCAACTGTGATTATTACGCCGTTTAGTTTTATATCTGGCAACAAGTTTTATTCTTTAAGAAAGAAAATGTGCGAACTAGGTTACGGATTTGTTGTTTCATTTGATAACGTTCCTGGAAATATATTTTATGGCAGAAAACACGGTATTTTTAATACTAATACTTCAAACTCTGTGCGGGCTGCTATTACTGTAATGCATAAAAATGTCTCAAGAAAAGGTTATAAAATTTCACATCTTATTCGTTTTAAAAATGAGGAAAGAGAAAAATTGCTTAAATGTGAAGTCTTAGAAAAAACTCTATCTCATGAGTATCAAATTGTAAATGAACAAAATACATATTTTAGAAAAGTACAAGCAGAACTAGAAGAATTGTACAATGCTTGAATTAAAAAATCTAACTACAAATTATCTGATTTTCTTTCAAAAAAGGATAGTACTTATTTTGTTGATATGCCAAACACATGTAGATATTTTACAGCAGCATCATGCAGAAAGTTAGATAGAACAGGCTCTTTAAAACTTAATCTTGAAAATGAAGACTCACTAAATTTTTTATATTGTCTAATTAATTCAAGCTTTGCATATTGATGATGAAGAATTTACGACGGAGGAATTACTTACCCTTCTGGGCTACTAAGCAAAATGCCAATTCCTTTTAATTTATTGTCCAAAGAAGATATGATCTTTTTTAAGGAAATGAAAGAAAAAATGTGCAACGACGAGAAAAAATACATTATTAAAAAAGTTAACGCTGGCATCGTTCAAGAAAATATTAAATTTCCAGATCATTATAGAAACTTAATAAATGAAAGAATTGTTAAAATTATAGGTATTGAATATAAGCAAAATATGTTTGAAAAAGTTCATGCTAACCAATATTTCAAAAACAAATGATAG